A portion of the bacterium genome contains these proteins:
- a CDS encoding LLM class flavin-dependent oxidoreductase: PAIAAKTAATVDYLSGGRLIFGIGIGGEGVEEFELCGVPHGERGARTDEAIAICRKLWSGEEVSHEGRFWRFGPVRQMPPPATPGGPPIWVGGRSDAARRRAALLGDGYVSYLFTPERFAAGLDQMRGWADEAGRDLGIEAGRWTPAHHAFFHIDDDEVRALQKGTEDLSRRYNMDFRGIAEKYLLYGPPDRIAGQIAALEKAGARHFIFKTACEAGDEMGQMLRMGEEIVPEARK, translated from the coding sequence CCCGCCATCGCCGCCAAGACCGCCGCCACGGTGGACTATCTCTCGGGCGGCCGCCTCATCTTCGGGATCGGGATCGGCGGAGAAGGCGTCGAGGAGTTCGAGCTTTGCGGAGTGCCCCACGGCGAGCGGGGCGCGCGGACGGATGAGGCCATCGCCATCTGCCGGAAGCTCTGGAGCGGCGAGGAGGTTTCCCACGAGGGGCGATTCTGGCGGTTCGGCCCGGTGCGCCAGATGCCGCCACCCGCCACCCCCGGCGGGCCGCCCATCTGGGTCGGCGGAAGGAGCGACGCCGCCCGAAGACGCGCCGCCCTTCTGGGGGACGGCTACGTCTCCTACCTCTTCACCCCAGAGCGCTTCGCAGCGGGCCTCGATCAGATGCGAGGCTGGGCCGATGAAGCCGGCCGCGACCTCGGCATCGAGGCGGGAAGATGGACTCCCGCTCATCATGCTTTTTTCCACATTGACGATGACGAAGTCCGTGCCCTGCAAAAGGGGACGGAGGACCTCTCCCGGCGCTACAATATGGACTTCCGCGGCATCGCGGAAAAATACCTGCTCTACGGCCCGCCGGATCGGATCGCGGGGCAGATCGCGGCGCTCGAGAAGGCGGGCGCGCGACACTTCATCTTCAAGACCGCCTGCGAAGCCGGG